The Candidatus Hydrogenedentota bacterium genome has a window encoding:
- a CDS encoding sigma-54-dependent Fis family transcriptional regulator, with protein MLKNQLHQPNQTLIASPELGFATALARALTTGSHRPDICHDAKGVLRVAGRTEFDIVVLDLELGEQAGMDLVSYIRRRSPRTRIILLFEIAKLERALDGIRQGAYFYLPRTCMPSDVALVVHKAIKSIAHESAAHSYEHSVFEEMAGGSPAMKRVIEVISKVAPTDSTVLLLGESGTGKELLANTIHRLSPRRDMPFIAINCAALPEQLLESEMFGHVKGSFTGADSDKRGLFEEADGGTIFLDEIGDMALVTQAKLLRVLQNGEIRAVGSAKPKRVDVRVIAATNRDLERAVENLSFREDLYFRLNVIQVRIPPLRERLETLPGLVDHFVNRANTQFNKNIVGLDERAQALLRNYTYPGNVRELESIVAHAVIMADANVIRAEDLPDTVRNGVRPRLALPNLSAESISSINEMEAQAIRAALDRLNGNQTEAAKRLGVSRSTLWRKMKEYGIPAG; from the coding sequence ATGCTGAAAAACCAGCTCCACCAACCGAATCAAACGCTAATCGCAAGCCCCGAATTGGGTTTTGCCACCGCGTTGGCTCGAGCGCTGACGACAGGTTCGCACAGGCCCGACATTTGCCACGACGCCAAGGGTGTGCTCCGTGTTGCGGGGCGGACGGAATTCGACATCGTTGTGCTCGATCTGGAGCTTGGAGAACAGGCGGGCATGGACTTGGTGTCGTATATTCGCCGGCGCAGCCCGCGCACGCGGATCATTTTGTTGTTCGAGATCGCGAAACTCGAGCGCGCGTTGGACGGGATTCGGCAGGGTGCGTACTTCTACCTGCCGCGCACGTGCATGCCGTCGGACGTGGCGCTCGTCGTGCACAAAGCGATAAAGAGCATCGCCCACGAGTCCGCGGCGCACTCGTACGAGCATTCGGTCTTCGAGGAAATGGCGGGCGGTTCGCCGGCTATGAAGCGTGTCATCGAAGTGATCTCGAAGGTCGCGCCGACGGACAGCACGGTGCTGCTGCTCGGCGAAAGCGGGACCGGAAAGGAACTGCTCGCGAACACCATTCATCGCCTCAGTCCGCGGCGGGACATGCCGTTCATCGCGATTAACTGCGCCGCGCTGCCGGAGCAATTGCTCGAGAGCGAAATGTTCGGCCACGTGAAGGGCTCGTTTACGGGCGCGGATTCGGACAAGCGCGGGCTATTCGAGGAAGCCGACGGCGGCACGATCTTTCTCGACGAAATCGGCGACATGGCGCTGGTCACGCAGGCGAAATTGTTGCGCGTGTTGCAGAACGGCGAGATTCGCGCAGTCGGGTCCGCGAAACCGAAACGCGTGGACGTACGCGTGATTGCGGCGACGAACCGCGATCTCGAACGCGCGGTGGAGAACCTGTCGTTTCGCGAGGACCTGTATTTCCGCCTCAACGTGATTCAAGTGCGCATCCCGCCGCTGCGCGAACGGCTCGAAACGCTGCCGGGTCTTGTCGACCATTTCGTCAATCGCGCAAACACGCAATTCAACAAGAACATCGTCGGCCTCGACGAACGCGCGCAGGCGTTGTTGCGCAACTACACGTATCCCGGCAACGTGCGCGAACTCGAAAGCATCGTCGCGCACGCGGTCATCATGGCCGACGCGAACGTCATCCGCGCCGAAGACCTGCCGGACACGGTCCGCAACGGCGTGCGTCCGCGCCTCGCGCTGCCGAACCTGTCTGCCGAGAGCATCTCTTCAATCAACGAAATGGAAGCGCAGGCTATCCGCGCGGCGCTCGACCGGCTCAATGGCAATCAGACCGAGGCGGCCAAACGACTCGGCGTCTCGCGCTCGACGCTGTGGCGGAAGATGAAGGAGTATGGGATTCCGGCGGGGTGA
- the hisI gene encoding phosphoribosyl-AMP cyclohydrolase yields the protein MRLWTSGGELQVRERIVVSAETVKPNSIFDVLKLDANGLVAAVVQHYATGQVLMVGYMNREALEITLRERQACFWSRSRQKLWRKGESSGNVLNVVEIRTDCDNDAVLLRCDPVGPTCHTNETSCFYRRVEEDGRLVLDGDGVAKE from the coding sequence ATGCGCCTGTGGACCTCGGGAGGGGAGTTGCAGGTGCGGGAGAGAATCGTCGTGAGCGCCGAAACCGTAAAGCCGAATTCGATCTTTGACGTGCTCAAGCTCGACGCGAACGGCCTTGTCGCCGCGGTCGTACAACATTACGCAACCGGCCAGGTGCTCATGGTCGGATACATGAACCGCGAAGCGCTCGAGATCACGCTACGCGAACGGCAAGCATGCTTCTGGTCGCGATCCCGGCAGAAACTTTGGCGCAAGGGCGAGAGCTCCGGGAACGTGTTGAACGTCGTTGAGATTCGTACCGATTGCGATAACGATGCCGTTTTGTTGCGCTGCGACCCGGTTGGCCCCACGTGTCACACCAATGAAACGAGCTGCTTTTACCGGCGCGTCGAGGAGGATGGGAGGTTGGTGTTGGATGGGGATGGGGTGGCAAAAGAATAG
- a CDS encoding four helix bundle protein, whose translation MSTKTYRDLLIWQRAMDLVEAVYRLSEQFPEREKFGLTSQLQRAAVSVPANIAEGYGRLHRGDYIHHLSISRGSLAELETHVAIAVRLGFAKREDALYVWEIAQEVGKMLRSMIQTMHRQETVKKGRR comes from the coding sequence ATGAGCACGAAGACATACCGGGATTTGTTGATTTGGCAAAGGGCCATGGACCTTGTAGAAGCGGTGTACAGGCTGTCCGAGCAATTCCCAGAGAGAGAGAAGTTTGGACTTACCAGTCAGCTCCAACGAGCTGCCGTGTCGGTACCGGCCAATATCGCGGAAGGTTATGGACGGCTGCATCGAGGAGACTACATCCATCATCTTTCTATTTCCCGAGGTTCGCTCGCGGAACTTGAAACACACGTCGCAATAGCTGTGCGGTTAGGTTTCGCGAAACGGGAAGACGCGCTGTACGTCTGGGAGATTGCCCAAGAGGTTGGCAAGATGCTGCGCTCGATGATTCAAACGATGCATCGCCAGGAAACAGTCAAAAAGGGAAGACGCTAA
- the trpE gene encoding anthranilate synthase component I, translating to MIHPSLDDFRRIAKPGSLVPVHRDIVADLETPVSAYIKLAAGQEYSFLLESVEKADTIGRYSFIGANPSIVFKSKGKQVTITRNGKVTTLQSEDPLGELKQLMAQFTPVPVDGVPEFHGGAVGYMSYDQVRFFEKLPDNNPDTLDLPDLYYMITDTILIFDHVNNLLKIVSNAHVGDDADAAYNEAVRKIDAISAAMKRPLSIPDTKSVPANNREIRSSFTKESFCDAVRKAKEYICAGDIFQVVLSQRFEREVSTSPINLYRALRCINPSPYMILLQYPDVTLVGSSPEVMTQVRNGRCMVRPIAGTRPRGATVEEDLALEKELLADVKEIAEHVMLLDLGRNDVGRISKPGTVAPTKRMVIERYSHVMHIVSQVEGDMLANADAYDALRATFPMGTVSGAPKIRAMEIIDELEPVRRGIYSGGAGYISFNGEMDTCIVIRTMVIKDGVAYVQAGAGIVYDSVPEREFDETVNKAKALFRAVEFAEKGLEA from the coding sequence ATGATTCATCCAAGCTTAGATGATTTCAGACGAATCGCAAAGCCGGGATCTTTGGTGCCCGTGCATCGCGATATAGTGGCCGACCTGGAAACGCCGGTTTCGGCGTATATCAAGTTGGCGGCAGGGCAAGAGTATTCCTTCCTGCTGGAAAGCGTGGAGAAGGCGGACACGATAGGCCGCTACTCATTCATCGGCGCAAATCCATCTATCGTGTTCAAATCGAAGGGCAAGCAGGTAACCATTACCCGCAACGGGAAAGTAACTACGCTCCAATCAGAAGATCCCCTCGGCGAGTTGAAGCAGTTGATGGCGCAGTTCACGCCGGTACCGGTCGACGGCGTACCGGAATTTCACGGCGGCGCGGTTGGCTACATGTCCTACGACCAAGTCCGCTTCTTCGAGAAACTGCCGGACAACAACCCCGACACGCTCGACCTTCCCGACCTGTATTACATGATCACCGACACGATTTTGATCTTCGACCACGTCAATAACCTGTTGAAGATCGTATCGAACGCCCACGTAGGGGACGACGCCGACGCCGCGTACAACGAGGCGGTGCGGAAAATCGACGCGATCAGCGCGGCAATGAAGCGACCATTATCCATCCCCGATACAAAATCCGTTCCCGCAAATAACAGGGAAATCCGCTCGAGTTTTACGAAAGAAAGCTTCTGCGACGCCGTCCGCAAAGCCAAGGAGTACATCTGCGCGGGCGACATCTTTCAAGTGGTCCTGTCGCAACGGTTCGAGCGCGAAGTTTCGACCAGCCCCATCAACCTGTACCGCGCGCTGCGCTGCATCAACCCGTCGCCATACATGATCCTTCTCCAGTACCCCGACGTGACGCTCGTCGGTTCCAGCCCCGAGGTCATGACCCAGGTGCGCAACGGCCGATGCATGGTGCGGCCCATCGCAGGAACGCGCCCACGCGGCGCAACCGTCGAAGAAGACCTCGCGCTCGAGAAGGAGTTGCTCGCCGACGTGAAAGAAATCGCCGAACATGTCATGCTCCTCGATCTCGGGCGCAACGACGTGGGGCGTATCAGCAAGCCGGGAACGGTCGCGCCGACAAAGCGCATGGTCATCGAGCGCTACTCGCACGTCATGCATATCGTCAGCCAGGTCGAGGGCGACATGCTCGCGAACGCGGACGCCTACGATGCCTTGCGCGCAACATTCCCTATGGGCACCGTGAGCGGCGCGCCCAAAATCCGCGCCATGGAAATCATCGACGAACTCGAGCCGGTCCGGCGCGGCATCTACTCCGGCGGCGCGGGCTACATCAGTTTCAACGGCGAGATGGACACCTGCATCGTCATTCGCACAATGGTCATCAAGGACGGTGTCGCCTACGTCCAGGCCGGGGCCGGTATCGTGTACGACAGCGTGCCCGAACGGGAATTCGACGAAACCGTAAACAAGGCCAAGGCGCTGTTCCGCGCCGTGGAATTCGCGGAGAAAGGACTCGAAGCATGA
- a CDS encoding aminodeoxychorismate/anthranilate synthase component II, with protein sequence MIVLIDNYDSFTYNLVQYFGELEPDVRVFRNDAIEVGAIREMKPDRIVISPGPCTPYEAGISIDTIKELGKEFPILGVCLGHQSIGAAYGGDVVRADRIMHGKISAIRHNGNRLFADVPSPFNATRYHSLVIKRETCPDCLEIIAETTDQGEIMAVAHREHPVWGVQFHPESILTESGKQMIKNFMAAR encoded by the coding sequence ATGATCGTGCTCATCGATAACTACGATTCGTTTACCTACAACCTTGTACAGTACTTCGGCGAACTCGAACCGGACGTCCGTGTGTTCCGCAACGACGCGATCGAAGTCGGCGCCATCCGTGAGATGAAGCCGGACCGAATCGTGATCTCGCCGGGACCCTGCACGCCCTACGAGGCGGGTATCTCGATCGACACGATCAAGGAATTGGGCAAAGAATTCCCGATTCTCGGCGTCTGCCTCGGCCACCAGAGCATCGGCGCTGCGTACGGTGGAGACGTGGTCCGGGCCGACCGGATCATGCACGGTAAAATCAGCGCTATTCGGCACAATGGCAACCGGCTGTTCGCGGACGTGCCCTCGCCTTTCAACGCCACGCGATACCACAGTCTCGTTATCAAACGCGAGACCTGTCCGGACTGCCTCGAGATCATCGCGGAGACGACCGACCAGGGCGAAATCATGGCGGTCGCGCATCGGGAGCACCCCGTCTGGGGCGTGCAATTCCACCCCGAGAGCATCCTCACCGAATCGGGCAAACAGATGATCAAGAACTTTATGGCAGCACGGTAA
- a CDS encoding integration host factor subunit beta, with the protein MTKRELVIDVAERLGYTQNEVSAVIQGTLDAIVASLSEGQRLEIRNFGVFEVKSRDARIGRNPRTGEEVPIAEKKVATFKPGKALKEYVQDPGKLPPPSFSDPIEQSVGTGATANP; encoded by the coding sequence TTGACCAAACGCGAACTAGTCATCGACGTGGCGGAACGATTGGGGTATACACAGAACGAAGTATCGGCAGTCATCCAGGGAACGCTGGATGCCATCGTGGCAAGCCTTTCCGAAGGCCAACGCCTCGAAATTCGAAACTTCGGCGTCTTCGAGGTGAAGTCGCGCGACGCGCGCATCGGCCGGAACCCGCGCACGGGCGAAGAAGTCCCCATCGCGGAGAAAAAGGTCGCCACCTTCAAGCCCGGCAAAGCGCTCAAGGAATACGTCCAAGACCCCGGCAAACTTCCGCCGCCGTCCTTTAGCGATCCGATCGAGCAAAGCGTCGGCACGGGCGCCACGGCGAATCCCTGA
- the tatC gene encoding twin-arginine translocase subunit TatC — protein sequence MATMGLMDNDDKRMTFTEHLGELRIRLIRSIVGIGIAFVLCFIFWEQLYKVLSYPLQTRGMEIPWITNNPLESMNVAVRLAGTFAAIICAPHILYEICAFVFPGLKPNERKLALTLIVGCSVLAVAGAAVAYFLVSPQLIGLMNQWTPEGVKQQLQMSPTIAFEIFLLLAFAVAFQFPMVVLILVYLGIVSQQTLRAYRRYAFVLLAVAAAALTPTTDPFSFAAMWVPLVLMYEACVWIAYVIDRKKPA from the coding sequence ATGGCGACGATGGGACTCATGGACAACGACGACAAGCGCATGACGTTTACCGAGCACCTCGGCGAACTGCGGATACGCCTGATCCGAAGTATTGTAGGGATCGGTATCGCGTTCGTCCTGTGTTTTATCTTCTGGGAGCAACTGTACAAGGTGCTCAGTTACCCGCTTCAGACGCGGGGAATGGAAATCCCGTGGATCACAAACAACCCCCTCGAATCCATGAACGTCGCCGTTCGCCTCGCAGGGACTTTCGCCGCGATTATTTGCGCGCCGCACATTCTCTACGAAATTTGCGCGTTCGTCTTTCCCGGTCTCAAGCCGAACGAAAGGAAGCTCGCGCTCACTCTGATCGTGGGGTGTAGCGTTCTGGCGGTTGCAGGCGCCGCAGTCGCGTATTTCCTCGTTTCCCCGCAGTTGATCGGCCTGATGAACCAGTGGACACCGGAAGGCGTCAAACAGCAGTTGCAGATGTCTCCAACGATTGCATTCGAGATATTTCTGCTGCTCGCCTTCGCGGTCGCGTTTCAGTTTCCGATGGTTGTACTCATACTCGTGTATCTCGGCATCGTCTCACAGCAGACATTGCGCGCGTATCGGCGGTATGCGTTTGTCCTGTTGGCGGTCGCAGCGGCCGCGCTCACACCGACGACAGACCCGTTTAGCTTTGCCGCCATGTGGGTCCCCCTCGTCCTGATGTACGAGGCGTGCGTGTGGATTGCCTATGTTATCGATCGCAAGAAGCCCGCATAG
- a CDS encoding twin-arginine translocase TatA/TatE family subunit, with product MLNIGMPELLVIAAIALIFLGPEKFPTQAKVFLRLVRDFREHWDDAKRDIMSELNPVKKEFRELRKFKPEELLDKLTGEDQSKTDEPAKQPEPTDSNPSESVPATGANEAPVEFESAPAEPGNGRSEDTQWERKDDAQQAQAATTEEDEYRSAQAAYDIRPKDGSD from the coding sequence ATGTTGAACATCGGCATGCCAGAGCTGCTCGTGATCGCGGCCATCGCTTTGATCTTCTTGGGACCCGAAAAATTCCCAACACAGGCCAAGGTCTTTCTCCGTTTGGTTCGAGACTTCCGCGAGCATTGGGACGACGCCAAGCGCGACATTATGAGTGAACTCAACCCAGTGAAGAAGGAATTCCGCGAACTGCGGAAGTTTAAGCCGGAAGAACTTCTGGACAAGTTAACGGGCGAGGACCAGTCCAAGACGGACGAACCGGCGAAACAGCCCGAACCCACCGATTCCAATCCGTCCGAAAGCGTACCGGCAACCGGCGCAAACGAGGCGCCCGTCGAATTCGAGTCAGCGCCAGCCGAACCCGGCAACGGCCGTTCGGAAGACACGCAGTGGGAGCGAAAGGACGACGCGCAGCAGGCACAGGCGGCAACTACTGAAGAAGACGAGTACCGATCCGCGCAGGCCGCTTACGACATCCGGCCGAAAGACGGTAGCGATTAG
- a CDS encoding hydrolase, protein MLDRNAAALIVIDYQEKLLPKILNAEAVSAQAIKLIRFARELDVPILWTEQYPKGLGHTVEPVATELEGMTPIEKTAFGCLGDPNFATALDASGRRQLLLTGIEAHICVMQTALLAIEKGYKVFIPRDAVGSRIESEYDAGLDRLERAGAELVTTEMAIFEMLREAGTPEFKKALPLIK, encoded by the coding sequence ATGCTTGACCGGAACGCGGCCGCCCTAATCGTGATCGATTATCAGGAAAAGCTGTTGCCCAAGATACTCAATGCCGAGGCCGTTTCCGCGCAGGCGATTAAGCTCATCCGCTTCGCGCGGGAGCTTGATGTACCGATTCTGTGGACCGAGCAGTATCCAAAGGGCCTGGGTCATACGGTCGAACCGGTGGCCACCGAACTCGAGGGGATGACACCAATCGAAAAGACGGCTTTTGGCTGCCTCGGCGATCCGAATTTTGCCACTGCGCTCGATGCCAGCGGCAGGCGGCAATTGTTGCTCACCGGTATCGAGGCGCACATCTGCGTCATGCAAACGGCGCTTTTGGCGATCGAGAAGGGATACAAGGTATTCATCCCGCGCGATGCCGTGGGATCACGCATTGAAAGCGAGTACGATGCGGGACTCGACCGGCTCGAACGTGCGGGCGCGGAACTCGTCACCACGGAAATGGCGATCTTCGAGATGCTGCGCGAAGCCGGTACACCGGAGTTCAAGAAAGCGTTGCCACTGATCAAGTAG
- a CDS encoding recombinase family protein — translation MPLVQDRPPAVEHYESTARLSHGAKVKRGQLTAVQQGRYGTGPAPYGYRRGNEGEKPLVVDDREAEVVRIVFREYLATRSTGKVVSYLHSKGIMTRKGNKWSRQAIAIILSNRTYRGRVSYGDVETQGVHDPIIDPALFYKANAIRERRKRRRDSND, via the coding sequence ATGCCGCTAGTTCAGGATCGGCCCCCTGCGGTTGAACACTACGAGTCCACCGCACGCCTGTCGCACGGCGCCAAGGTCAAGCGCGGGCAGTTGACGGCGGTCCAGCAGGGCCGGTATGGCACGGGACCTGCTCCATACGGGTACCGCCGCGGCAACGAAGGAGAGAAGCCGCTTGTCGTAGACGATCGCGAAGCGGAAGTGGTGCGCATAGTCTTCCGCGAGTATCTTGCCACGCGCAGTACGGGCAAAGTCGTGTCGTATCTGCACTCCAAAGGTATCATGACGCGCAAGGGCAACAAATGGTCGCGTCAGGCCATCGCGATTATACTTTCGAACCGAACGTATCGAGGGCGCGTCAGTTACGGCGACGTGGAGACGCAGGGCGTACACGACCCGATCATTGATCCCGCGCTTTTCTATAAGGCGAATGCAATTCGCGAACGGCGCAAGCGCCGGCGCGATTCGAACGACTGA
- a CDS encoding GntR family transcriptional regulator has translation MLSSIDINSSVAVYVQIENHVQFAIASGRLKAGDQLPSVRELSERLNVNPNTVAKAYRDLEVMGLLYTRRGMGVFVNKGVEGKCRDECRKRIIGRLHEVVAEAKAAGMTAREVSEVTDKSYQMESGPYSATPNSLTALAKGGAKKKSK, from the coding sequence ATGCTTTCAAGTATCGACATCAACAGCAGCGTTGCGGTGTACGTGCAGATCGAGAACCATGTCCAGTTTGCGATTGCGTCCGGTCGTCTCAAAGCGGGAGATCAGTTGCCGTCTGTGCGAGAGCTGTCGGAGAGGCTCAATGTGAACCCGAACACGGTTGCCAAGGCGTACCGTGATCTCGAGGTCATGGGGCTGCTCTATACGCGACGGGGCATGGGCGTGTTCGTGAACAAGGGTGTCGAAGGCAAGTGCCGCGACGAATGCCGGAAGCGCATCATCGGCCGGCTTCACGAGGTGGTTGCCGAAGCAAAGGCAGCAGGTATGACGGCGCGGGAAGTCTCCGAGGTTACGGACAAGAGCTACCAGATGGAAAGCGGTCCGTACAGTGCGACGCCGAACTCCCTGACGGCGCTGGCGAAGGGTGGCGCGAAGAAGAAGTCGAAGTAG
- a CDS encoding CehA/McbA family metallohydrolase has product MYARWLTVLTIATVCYAGETHAQAGAGQSANPAAEGTHLFVEVTDILQQTLPGHVVAVRTDEAGAKPIRLDLENGKQRRPVPPGNYRAYVYIYDWDLPLLCDIQDVTVPPGGTGMVSYVLTQGVTKEGMPVTRPLRSFDQDYDLVLDEVEMKANTDPSSPISFPNAEPLPFDSPVLDKKPGWYKGDLHVRSIHGGGAESVADLVRRAEKSGLDFIAITDRNTLKACFDADFKSDKVVLIPAMEWGDEKRGVALIYGPSTRPAPPSNLIGDQGVCQLVQAQGGIFAVAHPCFPNAPWQRGLRYVNAIEVWCRDFRGVPGARLDQLMDEYKRREDGNLIHSLSLAASKSELSANAQAAMFWDYELTRGLKAVCIAGSLSSSPKVPMGQPLTYIYAREKSVRGLLEGLRIGRTVVAAGPEAPFIEFVADAQTKPRSLNVDLTTNDLPKQTATVGQPDIGIGGIVPLGLLVDFTVQVKNAKGMKIEVLRNGWSILSKPVESDKVELFRISDTPTSYAVYRARLVRTPTRKGLGPLDIVTMTSPIYAQDIIPIDPTKENPYDVWIRINDKGLSPVNVSERVEEDGRTRVRLEPGAPGQTAAANDSLAIPPDAKVKEIKPRRLN; this is encoded by the coding sequence ATGTATGCTCGTTGGCTGACCGTTCTAACCATAGCGACAGTTTGTTATGCAGGTGAAACACATGCTCAGGCCGGCGCCGGGCAATCGGCCAATCCTGCCGCGGAAGGAACGCACCTGTTCGTCGAAGTGACCGATATTCTTCAACAAACCCTGCCTGGCCACGTCGTGGCGGTCCGTACCGATGAGGCCGGGGCGAAGCCTATCCGGCTCGACCTGGAAAACGGCAAGCAGCGGCGCCCGGTCCCCCCAGGCAACTACCGCGCATACGTATACATCTACGACTGGGACCTCCCCCTGCTCTGCGATATCCAGGACGTGACGGTGCCACCGGGCGGCACAGGCATGGTTTCGTACGTGCTGACCCAGGGCGTCACCAAGGAGGGCATGCCGGTCACGAGGCCGCTGCGCAGCTTCGATCAGGACTACGACCTCGTGCTTGACGAGGTCGAGATGAAGGCGAACACGGACCCAAGCAGCCCGATTAGCTTCCCCAACGCAGAACCTTTGCCATTCGATTCGCCGGTGCTAGACAAGAAGCCGGGCTGGTACAAGGGCGACTTGCACGTACGGTCGATCCACGGCGGCGGTGCCGAATCCGTCGCGGACTTGGTCAGGCGCGCGGAGAAGTCCGGCCTCGATTTCATCGCGATTACCGATAGAAACACGCTCAAGGCGTGTTTCGACGCCGACTTCAAGTCGGACAAGGTGGTGCTCATTCCGGCGATGGAGTGGGGCGATGAGAAACGGGGCGTCGCCCTAATCTACGGGCCCAGCACGCGGCCCGCTCCGCCCTCGAACCTTATCGGCGACCAGGGCGTCTGCCAGTTGGTGCAGGCGCAGGGAGGGATTTTTGCGGTTGCGCATCCGTGCTTCCCGAACGCGCCGTGGCAGCGCGGATTGCGCTACGTCAACGCGATAGAGGTCTGGTGCCGCGATTTCCGCGGCGTCCCGGGGGCGAGGCTGGACCAATTGATGGACGAATATAAGCGGCGCGAAGACGGAAACCTGATCCATTCGCTTTCGTTGGCCGCAAGCAAGTCGGAATTGAGCGCCAACGCGCAGGCCGCCATGTTCTGGGACTACGAACTGACCCGCGGCCTTAAGGCCGTTTGCATTGCCGGCAGCCTGTCGTCCAGCCCCAAAGTCCCGATGGGCCAACCTCTCACCTACATCTACGCGCGCGAAAAATCCGTGCGGGGACTGTTGGAAGGGCTGCGCATCGGACGCACAGTCGTCGCCGCGGGCCCCGAAGCGCCGTTTATCGAATTCGTCGCCGACGCACAAACGAAGCCCCGGTCTCTTAACGTGGACTTGACCACCAACGATTTGCCCAAACAGACCGCCACCGTGGGCCAGCCTGACATCGGAATCGGTGGAATCGTGCCGCTCGGTTTGTTGGTCGATTTCACGGTGCAGGTCAAGAACGCCAAGGGAATGAAGATCGAAGTGCTCCGCAACGGCTGGTCCATACTGTCGAAGCCTGTCGAATCGGATAAAGTCGAACTCTTCCGGATATCGGACACGCCTACTTCCTACGCGGTATACCGCGCACGGCTGGTCAGGACTCCTACACGAAAGGGACTTGGACCACTCGATATCGTAACCATGACGTCACCGATTTACGCGCAGGACATTATCCCCATCGATCCGACGAAGGAAAACCCGTACGACGTGTGGATTCGTATCAACGATAAAGGTCTCTCGCCCGTAAACGTAAGCGAGCGCGTAGAAGAAGACGGCCGTACGCGCGTGCGCCTCGAACCCGGCGCGCCCGGGCAGACGGCGGCGGCGAACGACTCACTCGCGATTCCGCCCGACGCAAAGGTGAAGGAAATCAAACCGAGACGGCTGAACTGA
- a CDS encoding GDP-mannose 4,6-dehydratase, whose translation MKALVTGGAGFIGSHLCEELLRRGQQVFVLDDLSTGRFENIEHLDGKLTCVIDTTLNQEIVRDLVREVDVVYHLAATLGVQLVVDEPIRTITNNIRGTETVLEEVCRYRRRVLVASTSEVYGKSDKEVFREDDDRIMGSTHLSRWSYADSKAIDEFLTLAYWRTKRMPCVVVRLFNTVGPRQTGRYGMVIPRFVRAALLDEPIPVFGDGKQTRCFAYVGDVVPALFGLMDNRGINGEIFNIGSTQRITIEDLAKRVIALTGSKSELHCVPYDQAYGPGYEDMRHRAPSLDKIRKAIGYEPKTALDQILQSVIEDMKKNPNRAF comes from the coding sequence ATGAAGGCGTTGGTTACGGGCGGCGCGGGATTCATTGGGTCGCATCTGTGCGAGGAGCTGTTGCGGCGCGGGCAACAAGTTTTTGTGCTGGACGATCTGAGCACGGGCCGTTTTGAGAATATCGAACATCTTGATGGCAAGTTGACCTGTGTCATTGATACCACGCTTAACCAGGAGATCGTCCGCGATCTCGTTCGGGAAGTCGATGTCGTCTACCACCTCGCCGCGACCTTGGGCGTGCAGCTTGTTGTTGACGAGCCCATTCGCACGATTACGAACAACATCCGCGGCACGGAGACGGTGCTCGAAGAAGTGTGCCGGTATAGGCGGCGGGTGCTCGTAGCGTCGACCAGCGAGGTTTACGGCAAGAGCGACAAGGAAGTGTTCCGCGAGGACGACGACCGGATCATGGGGTCAACGCACCTGAGCCGGTGGAGCTATGCGGACTCGAAGGCGATCGACGAGTTTCTCACCCTCGCGTATTGGCGCACGAAGCGGATGCCTTGCGTGGTGGTGCGGCTGTTCAATACCGTTGGCCCGCGCCAGACGGGCCGTTACGGCATGGTGATCCCGCGCTTTGTGCGCGCCGCGCTCCTCGATGAGCCGATTCCCGTTTTTGGCGACGGCAAGCAGACGCGGTGTTTTGCATACGTGGGCGACGTGGTCCCCGCGCTGTTTGGGCTGATGGACAACCGGGGCATCAATGGCGAGATATTTAACATCGGCAGCACCCAACGGATCACGATCGAGGACCTGGCGAAGCGGGTCATTGCGCTAACGGGAAGCAAATCGGAACTGCATTGCGTTCCGTACGATCAAGCGTACGGTCCGGGCTATGAAGACATGCGCCACCGCGCGCCGTCGCTTGACAAAATCCGCAAGGCGATTGGGTACGAGCCGAAAACAGCGCTCGATCAGATACTCCAGTCGGTGATCGAAGATATGAAGAAGAACCCCAACCGGGCATTCTGA